Genomic DNA from Ruminococcus sp. OA3:
TCCAGTATTTTCAAACAGGAAACAGGTTATTCTCCTCGTGAATACATCACCAATGCCAGGATGAATAAAGCCAAGCTGCTGCTCGTTCAGACACATAAAAGCATCACGGAAATCGCCTTTGAAGTGGGATACGCCAATAATGCCAGCTTTACCAATATTTTCACAGACAAAATCGGGTGTTCACCTAAGACGTTTCGCAAGCTGATGCGATAGAACGACCGTATCCATCCGTTCATCAAAAGAAGAAAGATGCACATGGTTCATTACCGTGTGCATCTTTCTTCTTGAAATTCATTCATTTTTAAAAATTCTTCCCATTCCAGCCCCACTGAGTAAAGCTCTCATAATTCACATACACTCTGTTCCGGGGAATCTGCAGCTCTTCTTCCAGCATGCCGCAGATATCCTTGGTCAGCATCAGGCTGTATTCATCAGACAGGCTGCCGAAGACTTCCACTTTCACATACGCGGTGGGACCATCCTGATTCCCTCCGAAATATAAACGGCAGTTATCCTCCAGTTCGATCATCAGAAATTCTTCGGATTTCCCCGGGATCTGCGTGATGATCTGTCCGAGCCGGTTTTTCACACTCTCTTCCTGTTCTTTTGTTACGGAAACGGATACATTTGTTTTTATGTATGGCATGTGACATTCCTCCTGAGTTTTCTTTCTATCTTAACCTTAAGCATGGAAAATATCAATGGGTAACATGCAGGAAAATCACTGCCATCGCGTAACTGATCAGCCCACATCCGGGGAACGTAAAGATCCATGCGAGCAACATTTCACCAAATACGTGAAAGTTAATATCCGATATATTTTTGACTGCCCCTGCCCCCATAATAGCGCTGGTTTTTGTATGAGTTGTGGAAACAGGAATTCCCAGGAGTGTGGAAAACATCAGGCAGACAGCGCCTGCCAGATCGGCAGAAAAACCCTGGTAGCGTTCCAGTTTGACAAGGTCCGCTCCCACTGCCTGTATGATCTTTTTTCCGCCAACGCTGGTGCCGAGTGCCATGACCGCACTGCACACCAGCATCATCCAGACAGGTATTATGGCACCGGTCACACTGCTTTGTCCGCTGACGAAAGCGAATCCCAGGAAAAGTACACCGATAAACTTTTGCCCATCCTGTGCGCCGTGCATAAAGCTCATGGATGCTGCTCCAAAAATCTGTGCATTTTTAAAGAATGCGTCTGTTTTACCGGAGTCTAGATTTTGGCAGACCAGCGTGATCAGCCGGCAGATCAGCCACCCGGCAGCAAACCCACACACAAGGCTGAGCGCCAGGCCATAGAGTACTTTGATCCACTCTGCCATATTGATGCCGCCGATACCATGCTGTATCGCTATCGCCGCACCTGACAGCCCGGCGATCAGACTGTGACTTTCGCTTGTCGGAATCCCAAGTGAAGAAGCCGCCACACTGTACACAACGATGGAAAAAAGAGACGCACACAGAGCGATCAGAGCATATCGTGTATCTGTTCCAAAATCGACCATATTGCTTATGGTAGCTGCAACGGAGCTGTTGATTCTGGTCATGACCAGTACTCCGAGAAAATTAAAAACCGCACTCATCCAGATTGCGGTGCGTTCGCTTAAGCACCCGGTTGTAATACACGTTGCAATCGCATTTGGGGCATCCGTCCACCCGTTGACGAAGATAACGCCAAGCGTCAGCAGAACCGTGAGCAGCAAAATCGGGTCCGACATATAGAAATTCTCCTTTACATATCCACCATTCAATATATGGTGAAATGTCAAGGAGAATTATAAATAATTAAAACTTACATTTATCTTCCTTTATCAGCGAAGCAACGCCATACTGCCTGTCAGTCTGTTGACTTTCTTCTTTGGGCCGCAGATGGCCACACCCATATACTTTAAATCAGTTCCCTCCGCCTGCTGCATTTTGCCTGTGAATTCATCATACGTTTTGCAGCCCTGTGCCAGCTCCGAAAAATCCACAGCCAGCAGATCCGAAAAATCCGGTGTATACAGCTTCTTCCGGATTTCTTTGATTGAGACCGGGTCTCCCTTCAGTATCGGGACCGGAAACTCGATAATCCCCAGGTGAAGATTTCCTGTTTTATCCGCAACATCACTGCCAACTACTTCCGGCATTTTCTTTCCCATCGTAATCCCCAGAATTGCCGCTGTGTTTGCAATCAGACCGGATGGCAGATTTTCATCGATCACCATCACGCATTTTTCATCTTTCACATCCATATTTTTCTCTCCTTACCTGCTTTCATGAGTTGTCTTTGACTTATCCCTCATTTTAGCAGTCGATCACCGGAATTTCTTGAAAGATGTGATACTGTTCGAGATAAATTTACTGATTATGCGCTCCAGCGCTTTAATGTCGGCAAAAACTGCATGAGCTGCATTCTGGCCTCCTGTTTCGTCAGCTGCAATCCCTCAGCTTTGTTCCACTCATCCAGATGCTGCAGGTTATGTTCAATCAGCTCTTCCATCGTGATATTCTGGGTAAACGCACCCTGTTGATAGCAGAATACGCAGTATGTTTCGGATTTGCTGCCATCTTTCTCTGTCCCTTTATCACCGTCATGTTCCAGGTTCATGCCGCAGCTCTGGCAGAGTCCGGCGGGATATCCCAACAGATGATCCGCCGACACCTGAAATGTTTCCGCAATCAGTTTCAGCGTATCTGTGCTGGGAATGGTATCTCCGTTCTCCCACCTGGATACAGCCTGTCTTGTGACAAATAGCATGTCTGCAAATTCATCCTGTGATAATTTCAGACTTTTGCGCAGTTCCAGTATGATATCTTTGAAATCCATTTTAAATACCTCCTCGTATTATATAGTCATAGCTTTTCTTTACCTTTTCTTAGGTATACGCTATGCTGATTTTAGATACTGTGGATTAGTGAATCCCTCCTACCACTTGATGGTTTTAAAAAGGCTCTAACCACAGTCTCTTTGTTCATTTGTTAATCAGTTAGATACCGCATGACGGTTTATTTAGAACGAGGTTACAATTGCAGAGAGATCCCGTGGTCTAAAAACAGTATCAAATACTTTAAAAGGAGTTTTGTCATGATATACGCAGGCATTGATGTTGCCAAGGATAAGCATGATTGCTTTATCACGAATTCAGATGGTGAAGTGCTTTTCAAAGCATTTACCATTCCAAACAACCGCATTGGTTTTGATGTACTTTATCAGAAAATAGAATCCGTTACAGATGAGTTAACCAATGTAAAAGTAGGGCTTGAAGCCACTGGACACTACAGTTATAACATCTTGGGATATCTTCTTGATAAAGGTCTGACCACCTTTGTTATCAACCCGTTACATACCAATCTTTACAGAAAAAGTCTAAGCCTTAGAAAGACGAAAACGGATAAAGCTGATGCCCATACGATTGCTACAATGCTCATGTCTGATGTGAACTTAAAGTCCTACTCAGACACATCTTATCACAACGAAGAACTCAAGTCACTAACCCGTTACCGTTTTGATAAAGTCAAAGAGCGGGCAAAACTGAAAACTTCTGTTTCACGGCTGGTTACGATTCTCTTCCCTGAACTGGAGAAATTAGTACCCACACTCCATATGGCATCTGTTTCTGCTTTGCTTAGCGAATTCCCCGGTGCTTTCCATATTTCCTACGCTCATCTTACCAAACTGACCCACCTGCTTCACGAAGCCTCCAACGGACGTTATGGACGGGATACCGCCCTCTTGTTTCGGGAGGCTGCCAGAACCTCAATCGGGTCAAATATGCCGGCCAAATCGCTCGAACTCAAGCACACCTTGAAATTAATTGGTGAGCTAAATGCCGAGATTGATGAAATCGAACAGGGAATAAAGCTTATCATGGATGGCATTCATTCTCCGATTCTTACCATTCCAGGAATCAGTTACCGGATGGGTGCTATGATTTTGGCTGAAGTCGGCGATTTTTCCCGGTTTGATTCTCCTGATAAAATTTTGGCTTATGCAGGATTATCCCCATCAACCTATCAGTCCGGTCAGTTGGAATCCTGTTATTCCCATATGGAGAAACGCGGTTCAAGGTATCTACGCTATGCGCTTTTTAATGCGGCTAAATTTGTCTGCCATTGGGATCCGACATTCGCTGCCTACCTCGCCAAAAAGAGGGCCGAGGGTAAGCACTATAATGTTGCAGTATCTCATGCAGCAAAAAAACTTGTCAGAGTGATTTATCAGTTAGAAAAATCCGGGCTGCCATACATCCCAACCGCTTAACTTTTTTGCTTTCCGATCTCCTTTTTGAGCACCTGTAAAGATGCTCTGTTTGTCATGCAGTTTTCAAAGTTTAAATATATCTGAAATGCATTTCTGCAATTCATTCAAAAATTTAGTTTAGGACTTGACTTTTAATAGTTAGTCTTTTTAAAAGTTTAACATCTGAACGGGCAGCTGGACAAGCAACTGGCTGTTGCCTGCCGTATCTGCCCGCTGTAAAATGTGATACAAAACAAATTGACAAGGTATGCGCTGCATCATTTCCCGGAGATCGCCGATACTTTTCAGGAGATCAGCAGAGTATTGAAACCGGAAGGATATTTTTTTCTGTCGGATCCGGCGCCGAATGACAACGACACGGAGCGTTTTGTGGACGCTTATATGCAAATGCAAAATGATGGACATATTAAGTTTTACACCAAAACGGAATCGAGGTTGATATCTGGATCACAGAGAAAGTAAATAATCTGCTGTTTCAAAGAATAAGACCGCTTAACATCACACTCTCAACCCGCTCGTTCAAACCCCAGATAACGTGTCCCCTGAAATGTCAGCTTCCCGTGATCACCTTCTGCAAGCAGGCCGTATTCGCGGCCAGTCACATGAAACTCCATACGGTCCCTGCTTTCACCTGCCTGGAATGTCACATAATAAGTAGTGTCGGAGATCATCGTATATCCATGTGCACCCGAAATATCACCTCCATTTGCCTGCTGATGATGTGTGGTATCGGTGCGTTTGGACACGACCACAGCTTCAACGGTGAGCTGCCAAGAATTATTGTTCTGATGCCACTCGCTGACACTCTTAACCACTATAAAGATGATAACGCCTGCCACCACCACGAAAACCAGGCTGAACATCATTTCAAAACCTCCCATAAACATGTAAATGCCTCCTCCCCTGCCGGTCTCTGGCTTCAACTGATGTTTCCATCATAAGTGGTAATTAAATTCCATGCAATACTTTTCTTTCAATAAACAGCGCACCTGCAGTTTCATAACCGCAGGTGCGCTGTTCCGTCGTCTCAGTCTTTTGTATCATAATTCCACATATTGCTTGTCCTCGAAATTTGTTTCCATGGTCCATTCTGTCGCTGTGCCATTTTTCAGAACGAAGACCTGAAGCAGCCCATCAATGCCATTGTCCTTCCACGCCCTTAAAAACTCCCTGGTAGGATGCTGAAAGATCTCCTCCCGCAAGGCTGCGTCTTCGACGTGTTCCAGTACCCCTGTCACACGGATCTGGCTGCCGTTGCCCTGAAAACATAATTCAACTTTCGGGTTTTTCTGAATCTGCTCGTACACATCCTTTGTAGATGCAGTGTGAAAGATAATTCCGTTTTCATCCGCCCGGAATAACAGCATCCCCCGGACTCTTGGCTGATCCCGGTCCATCGTTGCAAGATGGAACACAGGATTTGTATTCATCAGCTGAAATATTTCATTTTTAGTCATCATAATCTGATCCTCCTTTTGGTCTGTAACTGTATTTTAGTCCGAATGGAGTCATTTTTCTTTCAGATTACAATTAAAAACTTTCAAAAAACATGCAGCTTTCAGCCTCCGTACCGGTAAGTGTTTCGATACTCTGAAGGAGTCACTCCTGCCAGGCGCTTAAAATCCGAAGCAAAATGAGCACTGCTCCCGAAACCACATCTGGATGCGATCTCGATTATGGGAATATCATTTCTGCGCAGCAGTTTTTTCGCCTTCTCAATCCGGACATCGATCAGATATCTGATGGGCGTCACGCCCAGTTCATTCTTAAATATCCGGTTAAAGCTGGAGGATGACATATGGTTTAATCCTGCCAGGTCGTCGACCGCGATGTTTTTATCAAAATGCTGTTCCATATAATGCTGTGCGCGTGCTACAGCGTAGTTTGAGGAAATCATACGCATATCCATATTTTCACCGAGGATACTTCGGATGATCCAGTGTGTGATGACCGTAACCTGCGCTTCCAGAGTGATGTCTGAGTTCTGCATCTGTTTGCTGTATTCGAAAGCAAA
This window encodes:
- a CDS encoding phenylpyruvate tautomerase MIF-related protein; protein product: MPYIKTNVSVSVTKEQEESVKNRLGQIITQIPGKSEEFLMIELEDNCRLYFGGNQDGPTAYVKVEVFGSLSDEYSLMLTKDICGMLEEELQIPRNRVYVNYESFTQWGWNGKNF
- a CDS encoding inorganic phosphate transporter — protein: MSDPILLLTVLLTLGVIFVNGWTDAPNAIATCITTGCLSERTAIWMSAVFNFLGVLVMTRINSSVAATISNMVDFGTDTRYALIALCASLFSIVVYSVAASSLGIPTSESHSLIAGLSGAAIAIQHGIGGINMAEWIKVLYGLALSLVCGFAAGWLICRLITLVCQNLDSGKTDAFFKNAQIFGAASMSFMHGAQDGQKFIGVLFLGFAFVSGQSSVTGAIIPVWMMLVCSAVMALGTSVGGKKIIQAVGADLVKLERYQGFSADLAGAVCLMFSTLLGIPVSTTHTKTSAIMGAGAVKNISDINFHVFGEMLLAWIFTFPGCGLISYAMAVIFLHVTH
- a CDS encoding DUF2000 domain-containing protein, whose protein sequence is MDVKDEKCVMVIDENLPSGLIANTAAILGITMGKKMPEVVGSDVADKTGNLHLGIIEFPVPILKGDPVSIKEIRKKLYTPDFSDLLAVDFSELAQGCKTYDEFTGKMQQAEGTDLKYMGVAICGPKKKVNRLTGSMALLR
- a CDS encoding zinc ribbon domain-containing protein, translated to MDFKDIILELRKSLKLSQDEFADMLFVTRQAVSRWENGDTIPSTDTLKLIAETFQVSADHLLGYPAGLCQSCGMNLEHDGDKGTEKDGSKSETYCVFCYQQGAFTQNITMEELIEHNLQHLDEWNKAEGLQLTKQEARMQLMQFLPTLKRWSA
- a CDS encoding IS110 family transposase, with protein sequence MIYAGIDVAKDKHDCFITNSDGEVLFKAFTIPNNRIGFDVLYQKIESVTDELTNVKVGLEATGHYSYNILGYLLDKGLTTFVINPLHTNLYRKSLSLRKTKTDKADAHTIATMLMSDVNLKSYSDTSYHNEELKSLTRYRFDKVKERAKLKTSVSRLVTILFPELEKLVPTLHMASVSALLSEFPGAFHISYAHLTKLTHLLHEASNGRYGRDTALLFREAARTSIGSNMPAKSLELKHTLKLIGELNAEIDEIEQGIKLIMDGIHSPILTIPGISYRMGAMILAEVGDFSRFDSPDKILAYAGLSPSTYQSGQLESCYSHMEKRGSRYLRYALFNAAKFVCHWDPTFAAYLAKKRAEGKHYNVAVSHAAKKLVRVIYQLEKSGLPYIPTA
- a CDS encoding DUF2500 domain-containing protein, which gives rise to MFMGGFEMMFSLVFVVVAGVIIFIVVKSVSEWHQNNNSWQLTVEAVVVSKRTDTTHHQQANGGDISGAHGYTMISDTTYYVTFQAGESRDRMEFHVTGREYGLLAEGDHGKLTFQGTRYLGFERAG
- a CDS encoding pyridoxamine 5'-phosphate oxidase family protein; the protein is MMTKNEIFQLMNTNPVFHLATMDRDQPRVRGMLLFRADENGIIFHTASTKDVYEQIQKNPKVELCFQGNGSQIRVTGVLEHVEDAALREEIFQHPTREFLRAWKDNGIDGLLQVFVLKNGTATEWTMETNFEDKQYVEL
- a CDS encoding AraC family transcriptional regulator — encoded protein: MRDFSIIKALVGESVTENELRFVDCYVHPKLGLFIPSVGTCQYAQRQGHTHPSYMITILFSLQESGVKPKIRLEKNHYLASVMSPDIPHNDFSDEFIHYYCILIDKSYFDSQYKLYTVEPPDFNDRQFAMCSDILKTLNTFAFEYSKQMQNSDITLEAQVTVITHWIIRSILGENMDMRMISSNYAVARAQHYMEQHFDKNIAVDDLAGLNHMSSSSFNRIFKNELGVTPIRYLIDVRIEKAKKLLRRNDIPIIEIASRCGFGSSAHFASDFKRLAGVTPSEYRNTYRYGG